GGAACTGCTTGTACAGCTTGACCATCTGGGTCAGTACGCCGTCGCCTTCGAGGTTGACGCACAGGTCATCCGCCAGTACCACGGCGAACGGCTCGTCACCGATCAACGGGCGACCGGTCAGGATCGCGTGACCCAGGCCTTTCATTTCGGTCTGACGAGTGTAGGAGAACGAGCACTCGTCCAGCAGCTTACGGATACCGACCAGGTATTTTTCCTTGTCGGTGCCTTTGATCTGGTTTTCCAGCTCATAGCTGATGTCGAAGTGGTCTTCCAGGGCGCGCTTGCCACGACCGGTCACGATGGAGATTTCGTTCAGGCCAGCATCCAGAGCTTCTTCGACGCCGTACTGGATCAGTGGCTTGTTTACCACCGGCAGCATTTCTTTGGGCATGGCCTTAGTCGCTGGGAGGAAGCGAGTACCGTAACCGGCTGCTGGGAACAAGCATTTCTTGATCATATAAGTCCTTGAAAGGGCTGTGTGTACGAGTTTCGGCGCAGTCTAATCAGGCGGCGTGCACCTTACAATGCCCCGCACTGGCTAACCGATGTCAACATAGAGAAATATTCTGGCGGATAGTTCAATCCGCGCACAGAGGCTGCGCAATCAGCGTAGCCCAAAGATCTCGGAACACCTCATCGACCTGCGCCAGTCACCGATTTACCGTTATCATGGCGCCTTTGAACCAGCCAACGAGGCAGTTAGATGTCCGCAGCAAAAATCATCAATGGGTACACCGTCGCCAAGGCGAAAGATGGCCAGTGGCATATCACCGCCGCCAACGGCGAAGATGTGTCCGGTCCGTTGCCCACTGAAGCGATGGCGATTGAAGTGGCCGCGGTGCTTGATTACACGCCTCCTGCACCGAAGCGTCGCGGCAAGGATCAAGACTGATAGACAAATACGAATCCCGGCCCTGCCTTCGCGCAGGGCTTTTTTTGGACTGCGCACAAAGACGTGGCCAATCGCTATAACCTTTTCCTGCCGGCGCTGTCATAGCGTCTAGCCCCCTCCTCCTCGAAGACGACATTGCCATGATCAACCGCCCCTTCATCAGCTTCCTGCCCCTGATTGCGCTTGCGGCCCTGGCCGGCTGCGCCACCTCGCAGACCACCTACCTGAACAACGGCGAACAAGGGTTGAGCATCGACTGCTCCGGCGAAGCCAACTCCTGGGCCAGCTGTTATGAAAAGGCTGACGCGTCCTGTGCCGGAACCGGTTATCGCATCGTCGGGACCGACGGCACACCGGCGCCCAAGGAAGACGACAAGACGCTGGGCGTCGATGTCGGCAACTACAAAAACCGCAGCGTGGTAGTGGTCTGCAAATAGCCTTACATGTGAATTTCGGCGAACTTGATCCCCAGCCCGCGCACGACTTCGATCAGGTCGTCGAGCCGGTTGAAGGACTCAACTTCGTCGTTATCGTCAACCAGGAAATAACTGCGACCGGCGCTTTTCTTGAAAAACACGATCCACTCCCCCGGATTCGCCGGGTTCTGGATCACATGGGTAGCCGCAATGAGCCCTTCCTTGTGTCGCTCCCGCACCTGCTCTCTCTTCATTCACCTCTCCAGAAATGACAATGCCGCCACAGCAACGCTGTGACGGCATCAATGCTGACGGCTGACAGTCTATCAGCCGGAAATACAGGCCGTGGCGGCGTTGCGCACATCCCATGGACGCAGCGGCACATTGGACATCCGCTCGTGCAGCTTGATGCTGCTGCCACCGGAGCGATCCTCGATGTCAAACACCGCGGCCGGACCCGATCCCAGCTTGCCCGGAACGATGACCCGAACTTCGTCCTTGCCCCGCTCCACCTGCAGGGCACCCCGGCTACTGGACAGCTTTTCGGCCAGGCACTCAGCATATTCATGGGGTTTCTTGCCGGAAATGACGTTCATGGTCGGCAGCGTTTCATTGATTTCCGAAACGCTTGCGCAACCACCCATTGCCAATGCCAATGGCAGAATCACCACACCCCACTTCATACAAAACCTCCGATAAAGACCCTCCGACAGCACGAATGCCGTTTTTCTCCGAGGCCTGCTGCATTTAACCCACATGGAATCGTGAATATCTGTTTTTAATTGTCAAAGCGGTGCCCGACGGCCGGATAATAACCTGTCCGGGCTGATAAACTGCGCCAATCGACAATGCTATCGTTTTGATTTTGTAGAAAAAGCCCTTCTGGAGGCGCCCATGAAATTCATTCACCAGCGCGAGCACCTCAACGAAGACGACATCGTCGTCATTCAATGCTCGCAAACCTGCAACATCCGCTTGATGAACGACGCCAACTTCCGCAGCTTCAAAAACGGCGGCCGTCACACCTATCACGGCGGTGCTTTCGACACGTTCCCGGCCCGTATCACCGCGCCGAGCACCGGTTTCTGGAACATCACCATCGACACCGTCAACCGTCGGGCTATCAGCGTGACCCGCAAGCCGACGCTGACGCACTCGATCAAGATCATTCGCCGCTCCAGCTCCAAACTCAGCTGAGCGGTTCCGCCAACGCAGACAGGTAAGCATCAACGTGGCCCAAACGACCAAATACGTGATCAAGTACAAACTCAACGGTGAACGCCGCTTCGAGTTCGCCCAGCTGGAAAACGGCACGCCGGAGGAAGCCAAGGCCGCACTGGATGCCCTGCAAGGCCAGAGCGACGATGTGATCAGCGACATCAGCGTCAGCAAGGCCCTGTAAGACCCGGGTGACAATTCGACCGCAAGCGGCGGAGTGTTGTGGCCGGGTGAACAACCCAGACTGAGACCTGAATGCAAGCCAAGGAATCAGCATGTCACCCTCACCCGCCTCCCCGCTCGATGCGCTCGACTGGATCGCTCTGGAACAACAACTGGATCAGGACGGTTGTGCCGTCATCCGCACGCTGCTGCGCCCGGACACCTGTGATCGATTGAGTGCGCTTTACCCACAAAGTGAACCGTTCCGATCCCAGGTCATCATGGCCCGCCATGGTTTCGGGCGCGGGGAATACAAATACCTGCGCTATCCGCTTCCGCCCGTGGTGGAACGCCTGCGCAGCGCGCTCTATCCACGACTTGTACCTTTGGCCAACCGCTGGCATGAACGAATGGGTCTGCCGGAACGCTTTCCAGAGCAACACCGCGAATTTCTCGAGCGCTGCCACGCCGCCGGTCAACTGCGACCTACCCCGCTCTTGCTGCAATACGGCCCGCAGGACTACAACTGTCTGCATCAGGACCTGTACGGCGAGCATGTGTTTCCGCTGCAAGTGGCGATTCTTCTGTCAGCACCCGGCGTAGACTTCACCGGCGGTGAGTTCGTCATGACCGAACAACGTCCAAGAATGCAGTCCCGTCCGCTGGTGATGGACCTGAGAAAAGGCGATGCGCTGATCTTTGCCGTCAACCACCGCCCGGTCAAAGGCGTGCGCGGCGACTATCGGGTGACCATGCGCCACGGCGTCAGCCGACTGCACAGCGGAAAACGGCATACTCTGGGCATCATCTTCCACGACGCGACCTGACGATCATGCAAACCACCTTCGATCTGTTCGCCGACACAGAATCCGAGCAGCCCCCGCGCGCCGAACAGATCGGCGAGCAATCCTGGGTGCTGCGCGGCTTTGCCCTGCCGCAAATCGATCAGTTGTTACCAGCCCTGGAGTCGATCATCGCCCGCGCACCGTTGCGCCACATGATGACGCCCGGGGGCTTCAGCATGTCGGTGGCCACCAGCAGTTGCGGCGCACTGGGCTGGATCACCGATCGAAGCGGCTACCGCTACTCATCCGAAGATCCCGTGAGCCATCAACCCTGGCCAGCTATGCCCGAGGTGTTTCGCGAGCTGGCCCAGACCGCAGCGAAACGCGCCGGATTTGCCGACTTCGTTCCGGATTCCTGCCTGATCAATCGTTATGTCCCAGGCGCAAAGATGTCGTTGCATCAGGACAAAGACGAAAATGCCTACGAAGCCCCGATCGTTTCGCTGTCATTGGGCTTGCCGGCAACGTTCCTGTTCGGCGGTTTCGCGCGCGGCGACAGGAGCCAGAAAGTCCCGTTGCTGCACGGCGACATGGCGATCTGGGGCGGTGTCGACCGGCTGCGCTATCACGGGATCCTGCCGATCAAGCCCGGCCGGCACCCGCGTCTGGGCGAACAGCGTTTCAACCTGACGTTTCGCACCGCTGGATAATCCTGCAAGGTTTGACCGCAAGGGTCGGAGTGTTCCGGCCGGTGGCACTGGTTAACCTGAAATTCAACAGGTCAACGGACTCTCCATCATGAAAACGCTTTCCACCTCACTGAACACTGAAGACGATCCACGCTGGGCCGCTGTCGTTGCACGCGACGCTCGGGCAGACGGCCAGTTTGTCTATGCCGTGAAAACCACCGGCATCTATTGCCGCCCCAGCAGTCTGGCGCGCTTGCCGAAACCGCAGAACGTCGAGTTTTTCGACACCGCCGAGGACGCCGAGGCCGCGGGCTATCGACCCAGCAAACGGGCAAGCAAGGATCAGACTGAAGTCGCAGCTCAGCATGCCGCCACCGTCGCGGCAGCGTGTCGCCAGATCGAAGCGTCGGACAGCCTGCCGGCGCTAAACGATCTTGCCGAAACCGCCGGCCTGAGCGCCTTCCATTTTCATCGCGTCTTCAAAGCAGCGACGGGCCTGACGCCCAAAGGCTATGCAGCCGCGCATCGCTCGCGCCGGGTTCGTCAGCGTCTGGCAGACGGCGGTTCGGTGACCGAGGCGTTGTATGACGCCGGCTTCAATTCCAACAGTCGTTTCTACGAGGCAGCCGATCAGGTGCTGGGCATGAAACCCGGCGACTTCCGGGCCGCCGGCCAGAACAACGACATCCGCTTCGCCGTCGGCCAGTGCTCGCTCGGCGCCATTCTGGTGGCACAGAGCAAGCGCGGGATATGCGCGATTCTGCTGGGGGACGATCCGCACCAACTGGTGTGCGACCTGCAGGACCAGTTTCGCCGGGCCAACCTGATCGGCGCCGATGCCGAGTTCGAACAATTGATCGCGCGCGTCGTCGGCTTCATCGAAGCGCCTGCCATCGGACTGGATTTGCCGCTGGATGTGCGCGGCACAGCATTTCAGGAACGAGTGTGGCAGGCGCTGCGGGAAATACCGGTCGGCAGCACCGCCAGCTACGCGGACATCGCCTTGCGTATCGGCTCGCCAAAAGCCGTGCGCGCAGTCGCCCAGGCTTGCGGTGCCAACAGCCTCGCGGTGGCCATTCCGTGCCACCGCGTGGTGCGCAGCGACGGCAACCTCAGCGGCTATCGCTGGGGCGTGGAGCGCAAGCGTGAGTTGTTGCTGCGCGAAACGCCGGCTTAACGCAGGCCGATGTAAATCGCCACCGATTCGGGGCCGGTATAGGCCTCGAAGTCGGTGGCGAATCGACGCTCGATCTGCGGATTGGCTTCAAAGTGCTCCCAGATCCGGCCCCAAGTCTCGATGACGGCGCCAGGCAACGTTCCGCGCCCTTCGAACACCAGGTAATTGCCGCTTTCGATCCGGATCGTCTCGAAGTCTGCTGACGGTTCGGTCACCGCCACCCCGGCGATGACATCGAATGCCCCGGAGGCATCCGACTCGTAAGCCGAATACACGCCATACACTGACGACTCGGTCAGTTTGCCGGGAATCACCTCGGCCAGCCCTTCGGCAAAAAACTGTCCCCACATCGGACCGATTTTCGCAGTTTCAGGGCTGTGCTCGGCTACGTTGGTGGTGCGTACGCGCAGGCCGGAAACCGTGAATGAATCGACGTATTGCTGTTGGAAGTCCATCGAAAACGCCACTCCATTAGCTCGAAGTGCGGCCCGGGCGGGCCGCGGTGGCGCTAATGTGTCAGCGATTGACGTCGACCACAACCCGCCCGCGCAACTGACCGGCGAGCAACTTTGGGGCCGCCTCGAGGGCTTCGCCGAGACCGATTTCGTGGCTGATCAGTGGCAACAGCGCAAAGTCCAGATCCTTCGCCAGACGATCCCAGGCCTCGATGCGGCGAGCCTTGGGCTGGGTCACGCTGTTGATCCCGGCCAGCGTCACGCCACGCAAAATGAACGGCGCCACGGACGCCGGGAAATCCATGCCCTGAGCCAGACCGCACGCAGCCACCGTGCCTTCGGCCCGGGTGCTGGCGCAGGCATTGGCAAGTGTGTGGCTGCCGACCGAATCGATGACGCCCGCCCAGCGCTCCTTGGCCAGCGGCTTGCCGGGTTCGGACAGGGTGGCGCGATCAATGATTTCGCTGGCACCCAGTTGTTTCAGGTATTCATGTTCCGACACCCGACCGGTCGAAGCGACCACGCGGTAGCCCAGCTTGCTCAGCAACGCGATGGCAAAACTGCCGACGCCGCCGTTGGCACCGGTCACCAGCACTTCGCCCTGTTGCGGGGTCACGCCGTTGCGCTCCAGCGCCATGACGCACAGCATGGCCGTATAACCGGCCGTGCCGATGGCCATGGCTTGCGCGGCGGTGAATGCTTTGGGCAGCGGAATCAGCCAGTCACCGTTCAATCGCGCCTTTTGCGCCAAGCCGCCCCAGTGGCTTTCACCGACGCCCCAGCCGTTAAGCAACACCTGATCGCCAACCTTGTAGTCCGGGTGCGAACTGACTTCGACGGTACCCGCCAGATCGATCCCCGGCACCATCGGAAACCTGCGTACTACCGGGCTGCTGCCGGTGATCGCCAGGCCGTCCTTGAAGTTCAGCGTGCTGTACGCGACGCGAACCGTCACATCGCCCTCCGGCAGTTGCTCGTCGTTGATCTCGTGCAGGTTGGCGCGATAACCGCTGTCGTCTTTGTCGATCAAAATACCTTTGAACATGACTGCCTCTCACGGGTGGAATTCAGGATGTCGAGGGATTGGAATAGCACACTGCAACATTTTGCCCCACTCGACCTTTAGCCAATCAGGCCCGAACGCCGAGCCAGCGCCGGCTGTTAAAGCTACAAATCTGTGCTGGTCACGGGGGTGGCTTTGCGTTAAAAAACCGACTGCTACCGTCCCTGCCCTGTTTTGTCGTCGGAGAAGCTATTCCATGAGCCAATGGCCTGATACTCGCATTCTTGACCTGTTCGGTATCGAACTGCCGATCATCCAGGGCCCCATGGCCGGTGCCACCAACTCTTCCATGGTTATCGCAGCGTGCAATGCCGGTGGCCTCGGTTCGATGCCGGCCGCGATGCTGACCATCGAGCAACTGCGCGAAGAACTGAAGACCATTCGCCAGGGCACGAGCAAGCCGTTCAACGTCAACTTCTTCTGCCATCAACCTCCGGCCGCCGATGAGCAAAAGGCCCGTGAATGGAAAAATCTGCTGGAGCCCTACTATCGCGAACTGGGTGTCGATTTCGATGCGCCGACGCCGGTGTCCAACCGCGCGCCCTTCGATGCGGCCGCCTGCGAAGTACTGGAAGAGTTTTGCCCTGAAGTGGTGAGCTTCCATTTTGGCCTGCCGGAAAAATCCTTGCTGGATCGGGTCAAGGCCACCGGTGCGAAAATCATCTCGTCGGCAACCACGGTCGACGAGGCGATCTGGCTTGAGCAAAACGGCTGTGACGCGATCATCGCCATGGGCTACGAGGCCGGCGGTCATCGCGGGATGTTCCTCAGCGCGGACCTGAGCAGTCAGGTCGGTACGTTTGCCCTCGTACCACAAGTGGTCGATGCGGTGAGCGTGCCAGTGATTGCTGCAGGTGCAATTGCCGATGCACGCGGCGTGGCAGCAGCGTTCATGCTCGGCGCTTCGGCGGTTCAAGTCGGCACGGCGTATCTGTTTACCCCGGAGGCGAAAGTCAGTGCGTCGCACCACAAGGCCTTGCGCACCGCCAAGGAAAGCGAGACGGCAGTCACCAATCTGTTTACCGGGCGCCCGGCGCGGGGGATTCTCAATCGGGTGATGCGCGAGCTGGGCCCGATGTCAGACAAGGCCCCTGCCTTTCCGCTGGCCGGTGGTGCCTTGATGCCGTTGCGCGCAAAGGGTGAAGCCGAATTCAGCAACTTGTGGGCCGGTCAAGCCTTCACGCTCGGCAAAGACCTCGGTACCGCCGAGCTGACACGGCAACTGGCTGAAGGCGCACTGGCAAAACTGACACGATGATGAACCCGAATGGGTGAGGAGCGTGGCACCCTCACCCGGTTTAAAAGCAGTGCTTCCCGTTTGGCGGCATTTCGCTATATATTTCGCTATATAGCGTTTCACCCCCTCGCATCGGCGCAGTCTAACCTTCCAACAACAACTGCCCACTGCACTTGCCACCCACGGAGCCGTTACATGATCAATCGTGCCTCACGTTTTGCCCCAGCCCTGCTCGCGGTATTCGCCATCGGCGCCGCACAGGCCGACGAAGTGCAAGTCGCGGTCGCGGCCAACTTCACCGCGCCGATCCAGGCGATTGCGGCTGATTTCGAAAAAGACACCGGGCACAAACTGGTTGCCGCCTATGGCGCCACCGGCCAGTTCTACACCCAGATCAAAAACGGCGCACCGTTCGAAGTGTTCCTCTCGGCCGATGACACCACCCCGGAAAAACTCGAGAAAGAAGGCGACACCGTCAAGGGTTCGCGCTTCACCTACGCCATCGGCACCCTGGCGCTGTGGTCGGCCAAGGAAGGTTACGTCGATGCCAAAGGCGACGTTCTGAAGAAAAACGAGTACCAGCACCTGTCCATCGCCAACCCGAAAGCCGCCCCCTATGGTCTGGCCGCCACTCAGGTGCTGGAAAAACTGAAACTGACTGAGGCCACCAAAGCCAAGATCGTCGAAGGCCAGAACATCACCCAGGCTTACCAGTTCGTGTCCACCGGCAACGCCGAGCTGGGTTTCGTCGCACTGTCGCAGATCTACAAGGACGGCAAGGTCAGCAGCGGCTCGGCGTGGATCGTTCCGGCGAGCATGCACGACCCGATCAAGCAAGACGCGGTGATCCTGAACAAAGGCAAAGACAATGCCGCCGCCAAGGCGCTGGTTGATTACCTCAAAGGCCCGAAAGCCGCTGCGGTCATCAAGTCCTACGGTTACCAGCTGTAAATGTCGCTGACGAGTGCCGATTTCGCGGCGATCTGGCTGACCCTGAAACTGGCATCCCTGACCACCGCGATCCTGCTGGTCGTCGGCACTCCGATTGCCCTGTGGTTGTCGCGCAGCCGTTCCTGGCTGCGCGGCCCCATCGGCGCGATCGTCGCGTTGCCGCTGGTGCTGCCACCGACGGTCATCGGTTTCTATCTGCTGCTGGCCCTCGGCCCCAATGGTTTCATTGGCCATTTCACCCAATGGCTGGGGCTTGGCACCTTGACCTTCAGCTTCACGGGACTGGTGATCGGCTCGGTGCTCTATTCCATGCCGTTCGTGGTGCAGCCGTTGCAAAACGCCTTCTCCGCGATCGGCACTCGCCCACTGGAAGTGGCCGCGACCTTGCGCGCCAATCCTTGGGACACTTTTTTCAGCGTGATTCTGCCCTTGGCACTTCCCGGCTTCATCACTGCAGCAATTCTCGGCTTCGCCCACACCGTCGGCGAATTCGGCGTTGTGCTGATGATCGGCGGGAATATTCCCGACAAGACCCGGGTGGTTTCCGTACAAATCTACGACCACGTCGAAGCCATGGAATACGCGCAGGCGCACTGGCTGGCCGGGGCGATGCTGGTGTTTTCGTTTCTGGTGTTGCTGGCGCTGTATTCCAGCCGCAAGACCCGCGCGGGCTGGAGCTGATCGATGATTGATGCACGTCTGAAAC
The window above is part of the Pseudomonas fluorescens genome. Proteins encoded here:
- the galU gene encoding UTP--glucose-1-phosphate uridylyltransferase GalU — its product is MIKKCLFPAAGYGTRFLPATKAMPKEMLPVVNKPLIQYGVEEALDAGLNEISIVTGRGKRALEDHFDISYELENQIKGTDKEKYLVGIRKLLDECSFSYTRQTEMKGLGHAILTGRPLIGDEPFAVVLADDLCVNLEGDGVLTQMVKLYKQFRCSIIAIQEVDPQETSKYGVIAGEMIRDDIYRVHSMVEKPKPEDAPSNLAIIGRYILTPDIFDLIEQTEPGKGGEIQITDALMKQAQNGCVMAYKFKGKRFDCGGAEGYIEATNFCFENFYKTGKAY
- a CDS encoding DUF1883 domain-containing protein, producing MKFIHQREHLNEDDIVVIQCSQTCNIRLMNDANFRSFKNGGRHTYHGGAFDTFPARITAPSTGFWNITIDTVNRRAISVTRKPTLTHSIKIIRRSSSKLS
- a CDS encoding 2OG-Fe(II) oxygenase, whose translation is MSPSPASPLDALDWIALEQQLDQDGCAVIRTLLRPDTCDRLSALYPQSEPFRSQVIMARHGFGRGEYKYLRYPLPPVVERLRSALYPRLVPLANRWHERMGLPERFPEQHREFLERCHAAGQLRPTPLLLQYGPQDYNCLHQDLYGEHVFPLQVAILLSAPGVDFTGGEFVMTEQRPRMQSRPLVMDLRKGDALIFAVNHRPVKGVRGDYRVTMRHGVSRLHSGKRHTLGIIFHDAT
- the alkB gene encoding DNA oxidative demethylase AlkB, encoding MQTTFDLFADTESEQPPRAEQIGEQSWVLRGFALPQIDQLLPALESIIARAPLRHMMTPGGFSMSVATSSCGALGWITDRSGYRYSSEDPVSHQPWPAMPEVFRELAQTAAKRAGFADFVPDSCLINRYVPGAKMSLHQDKDENAYEAPIVSLSLGLPATFLFGGFARGDRSQKVPLLHGDMAIWGGVDRLRYHGILPIKPGRHPRLGEQRFNLTFRTAG
- the ada gene encoding bifunctional DNA-binding transcriptional regulator/O6-methylguanine-DNA methyltransferase Ada, giving the protein MKTLSTSLNTEDDPRWAAVVARDARADGQFVYAVKTTGIYCRPSSLARLPKPQNVEFFDTAEDAEAAGYRPSKRASKDQTEVAAQHAATVAAACRQIEASDSLPALNDLAETAGLSAFHFHRVFKAATGLTPKGYAAAHRSRRVRQRLADGGSVTEALYDAGFNSNSRFYEAADQVLGMKPGDFRAAGQNNDIRFAVGQCSLGAILVAQSKRGICAILLGDDPHQLVCDLQDQFRRANLIGADAEFEQLIARVVGFIEAPAIGLDLPLDVRGTAFQERVWQALREIPVGSTASYADIALRIGSPKAVRAVAQACGANSLAVAIPCHRVVRSDGNLSGYRWGVERKRELLLRETPA
- a CDS encoding GyrI-like domain-containing protein, whose amino-acid sequence is MDFQQQYVDSFTVSGLRVRTTNVAEHSPETAKIGPMWGQFFAEGLAEVIPGKLTESSVYGVYSAYESDASGAFDVIAGVAVTEPSADFETIRIESGNYLVFEGRGTLPGAVIETWGRIWEHFEANPQIERRFATDFEAYTGPESVAIYIGLR
- the acuI gene encoding acrylyl-CoA reductase (NADPH); the encoded protein is MFKGILIDKDDSGYRANLHEINDEQLPEGDVTVRVAYSTLNFKDGLAITGSSPVVRRFPMVPGIDLAGTVEVSSHPDYKVGDQVLLNGWGVGESHWGGLAQKARLNGDWLIPLPKAFTAAQAMAIGTAGYTAMLCVMALERNGVTPQQGEVLVTGANGGVGSFAIALLSKLGYRVVASTGRVSEHEYLKQLGASEIIDRATLSEPGKPLAKERWAGVIDSVGSHTLANACASTRAEGTVAACGLAQGMDFPASVAPFILRGVTLAGINSVTQPKARRIEAWDRLAKDLDFALLPLISHEIGLGEALEAAPKLLAGQLRGRVVVDVNR
- a CDS encoding NAD(P)H-dependent flavin oxidoreductase; the encoded protein is MSQWPDTRILDLFGIELPIIQGPMAGATNSSMVIAACNAGGLGSMPAAMLTIEQLREELKTIRQGTSKPFNVNFFCHQPPAADEQKAREWKNLLEPYYRELGVDFDAPTPVSNRAPFDAAACEVLEEFCPEVVSFHFGLPEKSLLDRVKATGAKIISSATTVDEAIWLEQNGCDAIIAMGYEAGGHRGMFLSADLSSQVGTFALVPQVVDAVSVPVIAAGAIADARGVAAAFMLGASAVQVGTAYLFTPEAKVSASHHKALRTAKESETAVTNLFTGRPARGILNRVMRELGPMSDKAPAFPLAGGALMPLRAKGEAEFSNLWAGQAFTLGKDLGTAELTRQLAEGALAKLTR
- the modA gene encoding molybdate ABC transporter substrate-binding protein, whose product is MINRASRFAPALLAVFAIGAAQADEVQVAVAANFTAPIQAIAADFEKDTGHKLVAAYGATGQFYTQIKNGAPFEVFLSADDTTPEKLEKEGDTVKGSRFTYAIGTLALWSAKEGYVDAKGDVLKKNEYQHLSIANPKAAPYGLAATQVLEKLKLTEATKAKIVEGQNITQAYQFVSTGNAELGFVALSQIYKDGKVSSGSAWIVPASMHDPIKQDAVILNKGKDNAAAKALVDYLKGPKAAAVIKSYGYQL
- the modB gene encoding molybdate ABC transporter permease subunit, with the protein product MSLTSADFAAIWLTLKLASLTTAILLVVGTPIALWLSRSRSWLRGPIGAIVALPLVLPPTVIGFYLLLALGPNGFIGHFTQWLGLGTLTFSFTGLVIGSVLYSMPFVVQPLQNAFSAIGTRPLEVAATLRANPWDTFFSVILPLALPGFITAAILGFAHTVGEFGVVLMIGGNIPDKTRVVSVQIYDHVEAMEYAQAHWLAGAMLVFSFLVLLALYSSRKTRAGWS